The Synechococcus sp. M16.1 genome includes the window AGAGGCCTCAAAAAATCTCAGGGATGCGACCTTGTTTCCATCCCATGAGGTGATTCCTCACAACTTCATCGTGTCTAGAGGATGGGAAATGGGGAAGCAAACTATGGACAGCCTGTGGCTTGTCCCTCTGCCTGATCGCTCATCAAAAGGCGTTGGGGCAGAAGACGGTGGGGCGGTATCCCTACGCCCTGGTCCATGTTCAAAGCTTTTCGGACAAACCGTGGGTAATGCCCAAGAAAAAGTCCCGGTGTTCGATGCCGGGACTTCCGTCTCTCATGACGTACCCCAGTCCTAACAGAGCGACTAAGTATTTATGCGTACGGCTTACACGACCAGCGTATAGCAGGTGGCACGTCTCGGCCTGGTTCGACAGGGCTACGACTGGAGTGCCCCGGGACGGCCCGAACCACTCAGGGGCGGCGGAACCAACTTCGAGCGGTCACCTGACCGATGGTTTCGCCTGGGGAAGATCTGCGGCTCGTCTCAGTTTCGTCCAACGGCCCTGGCAAGGGCCTGCTCCATACGGACATACACGGGAAGCAGCTTCGAGGGGACCTGCCGGAGGAACTCCCTTTCAGCCATAACCGTGGCCAACGCATGGATCAGTTGCCCTTTTGGTTTGCGTAGGTGAAGACCTCAAGCACTTCTGGTGAGACCTCAGCACCAACCTTGTTCCCGTCCCTGAGCAGAACTCGCGCCACCCTCGAACCTCCAGCGAAACCAGGCGGTGGAGATTGGTTATTACCGCTGCATCCCTAGGTTTCCTGATCAGCGTGCCTTCTCCACGGAGTCCATGGATGCTGGGCTTGAGGAGCAATCTCCTGTTGAACTGCGATGTGCTGTGCTGTCTCGGCTTTTTGCAGGGCTTGCTGATCGAGTTCCGCAGAAAGAAACAGTCCTGCAATGAAGATCATGAGGATGCTGAGGAGTACCGCGACCAAATACATCGTTGACCGAGCGATGGCTTGTTCCTGCTCTCTACTCAGGTCGCCCATGGCTTGGCCCAAATCTGGTCAAGATGTATCAGTAAGAACTCTTTGCTGCGATTACAGAGGGTGTTGTTTTGTGTGCTCAGTTCAAGCTGGTGGGTTCCGCCCCGCCCGGCAATCCCAGTGAAACAGAACAAATTTCAAAGGAGATCCCTACAGACAACGCTGGTCTGACTCCCTGCATCGCAGGAAGGGAGTCAGTGCAGTGACCAACGCCCAATGGTCAACGGAACAACCATTGGAAAGAAGGAGCCTTCGTCTGCACCTTCCGGTTCCACCATGGATTAGGTGAAACAAACCAGGGAACGCCAATGACACGTTGAGACGGAACAAATGACGTGCCGCGATGTTGAGGCGCTTGAAAAACGGTAAGAGCACCGCCATCTCGGTCTCTTCCTCACCCAATGGCCTGCACCAACACCCAAGCTGCTGCAATCAGTATCACCTGCCAAGTGGCATGACTTCAGATCCACCAAGAGCTCTCCCTTTGGTGGCAAAGGCGCGCATTCACTGGCACCTTTTTGCATCTGGTCAAAAACCATCTTCATCAAGAAGGAAGAGGTCACCGAGAAAAGGGTCATTGGTACCCGCTTCTTCATTGCCGAGAACTGCCTCACGGATGGCTTCATCTGCCTTGAAATAAATGAGGTCATCTCGCTCAAGATCAACTCCGCGCATCTCTGGATGACCACCAACAAGCTGGCGCGCTTCCTGCCATTCGGATAATCGCTCATAGAAAAGCTTTCCGAGATAATCAAGCAACGCAAAACTAGCAAGCAAGTAGAAACAAAAATTGAGGAAAGCCATCTCCCCTCCTCGTCTCTATGGACAACTTATTCCTCAAGATCGATTTCGAGAAGTGGTGTAATTACCACAGTATTTTTACTGGTTGTCCATGTGAATAAAACAGAAAAGAGACTTTCTTTCCATCCGCAACGAAGGACTGGATCGAACGTCGCCTCGAAATGGCGAGTCTGGATGAGTGCCCTTGCGGTTCTGTCGCAACGGCGACAGGCAGGTGGGCAAGTGAACGGAAATGATCGCTTAAGTCATTTCACACCCATGGGTTTTCTCGCTGTCGCCGGCTGCATGCTGTTGGCCACTGCAATGTCCGCAGCTTTAAGCAGCAAGCCTTCGAAGGCCTGATGGTTGGGAGGGGGCGAGCTTGGCGGCGGCCCCCAACAGATCAGGTCAGCTTCAAAACGAGGCACTGAACAGACCTAGGCCAACCCTAGGTTTTTTAGTGCTTGCACGTACTAAGCATTAGTACCGGATTGGCAAATGGGAATCGGGCTTTGGCTGCTCCGAAGATGGTTACCGCTCAAAATCAAGACTCCTTCTTCACCTTCGGCAAAACCTTGGTGAGATAGAGATGAAAGGGGGTCTTTTTTTTGGAGATGTCCTCGGTGCAAATCCTTCCGCCACCCATGATGGTCCAGCATTGGCTTGTCATCGCTCTCCTATCGGCTAATCCAGGTCTAGCCACGTTGCGATAAGGGGATGGGGCGGGAAACAACACCCTCCCCAATTGGGGGTAGCTAAGACGCATGAGCATGAGTTGATTGGGTATGCCGATGGGGTTGCTGGTAACTCCATCAGCCGTCGAGCAAAAGCCCTGTCTTTTACTGCAGGGCTTTTCTCTACGAATGCCGAAGGAGGCTTCGGAACACCTCTCTCGGTTGCTAATGGAAACCCTGAAACCGTCACGACCAGGTTTTCTCTCCTATTCGAGGAACATCCCCATGAATGATCTGCTGTATCGAGGTCAAACCTACAAAGCACCCACACCCAAGCCAAAGACTTGTTTGGAGCTCACGTACAGGCAGGAGCACTACAACACATGCCGGCAGGTTGGGTCACGACCGATCGACCAAATTCACCTCACCTATCGAGGAGCCTGTTACATCAAGCACCGGGGATAACTCCAGATTGAACAGGAACCTGTTGCTTTGGTCAGGACGTTAACGCGTGGTTGGAAGGTACAACCAAAGACCAGCTCGAAGTTAGCCGAGCACTGAATGTCACGACTCGTATGCCTCAGGTTCACTGATGGTGTGTTCTGTCTTCTTGTTGATCGGCATCGTGTATAACAATAAGAAGGAAAAGAATCAACCAGATGAATGGAACAACAATAGGTTCAATCATAATCCCCTCCCATGTTGTCGGGATGCATCTTTTTTGGCAGCCTCAAGCATGACCATCAGGGCGTAGAGACCAATGAGCAGTTGGGCCGCAAGTGGTTCAAACATCTGCTCCTCCTCGAAGAGCTACTTCTGGTCTAGATCCGATGATCTTGAGATCCATTAAAAAGAGCAGGTTTGTTACATAAACTTGGCGGATCGACAAGCAATACTGTCGCTTTGCCGTGGCTGGATGCTCGCAGCAACTCCATTCCGTTGAAACAAGCTTTGTCGTCCTGGTGATCAGGCCAGGCATGCCCTCAACCAGAGGCGGGATTCCTGAAGGTGGTTAAGCGCGAATGCTCCTAAATGGGGGTAGTGCCGTGGAACGCCAAAGCCAGAGACTTCTTAAAGCATTAAAAATGCTTGATGTGGTTCGTTCAGTGTTCATGAGCGTGTGGGCTGCGTGCACGGTGATGGGGTTTCAAAACGCCATGCCGCCCCGCCTCAAAGGCCGATTAGCCCTCTCAAGACAGGCAAACCATTCCCGCACCTTGCTGGATGGTCACACCAGCTGCCTCATACCACCCACTGGGATGCTCTGCTCTCCTGACGCTGGCTGAAGCGAGGTTGCTGCAAACACTGATCGAGAGAAAAAAGCGCCTCGACCCACGAAGCGCCTGAATCTCAGCTCAAACTCGATAACACATCAGCAAATTATCGATGCCAACCATGACCTCCTCTCGTATCAACGAGAAGCAGGTAAATGACACAGATAATCAGCAACAAAGAATAAACATCCATAGGCACCCATTGGCTTATTTAGTTCTAAGACAGTCGTCGATGACTGCATCGAGTGGTTACAAACAAAAATGCCTAGCAGGCCTCACTGTCATCAAAAGACACTCTGAACGCAGCCAGGTTTGAATCCGTCCTGATTCAACTGGCACAGTGACAGTTGAATCATTTTGGTGGATGAAGTTGAGGTGAGTGGGATGTTCTGTGTTCACAAGCAAGTTGCTCATGGTGAATGTCTCGATCAATGCTGTTTCAAGACTGAGTTTGACGCCTATGTCTCAGCGATGACGAAATCAACAAGGACTACGGGAACGTACAGGGTCTATGACTCGACATTCCAAGAAGTGACCATGGCGTTCGAAATGGGAATGGAAATCGACGTCGGCGGAAAAGAAACTGCAGCATGATCATGAGGGTTGCCGTCCAGCAAGCCACTGCGGCAGGGCAGCTCAATCCCCTTGGTTGCGACGAGAGCCCCAGATGGGGGTGTCGAGTTGTGCTTTAAAGGAGTTAATTGGCAACAGGGAGACGTCTTGGACCCCGTCTCCCGTGTTCGAAGCCAAAGCAACCCTGGGAGAGTTCAGTTCACTCCTGGGGTTTTCTTTCTGAGTGGATCGGTGATTCAGTAGCGAGCACCGTCAGGCAACTGACGAAACTCGGCCCACACCGCCTGGGCTTCGCTCTGAAGGATCTGCTGCATTCGAATTTCCTTTTCCAGCACCGGTCTGCGGATGTCGTCATTGATCGCCCGATCCGAGAAGAGATCCTCGTAATCGCTCCAAGATGCTGCATAGAAGACCTGGCGAATGTTGGCCCAGTAGGCGGTGGAATAACACATCGGACAACATTCACAGCTCGAATACATCACGCAACCACTGAGATCCCAGTTCTCGAGGGTGCGGCAGGCCTGGCGGATGGCATTGACCTCAGCATGGGCACTGGGGTCCTTGTCCTGAATCACGCTATTGCCTGCGGCGGCGATCACTTGGCCGTCCTTGACGATCACTGCGCCAAAGGGACCACCGGTTT containing:
- a CDS encoding DUF4278 domain-containing protein, with protein sequence MNDLLYRGQTYKAPTPKPKTCLELTYRQEHYNTCRQVGSRPIDQIHLTYRGACYIKHRG
- a CDS encoding nucleoside deaminase — protein: MASDQDEAFMRQAIQVMRDAGVVYKTGGPFGAVIVKDGQVIAAAGNSVIQDKDPSAHAEVNAIRQACRTLENWDLSGCVMYSSCECCPMCYSTAYWANIRQVFYAASWSDYEDLFSDRAINDDIRRPVLEKEIRMQQILQSEAQAVWAEFRQLPDGARY